Genomic window (Candidatus Hydrogenedentota bacterium):
GACCGACCGCCGCAAATAGGAAGGGATGCTGCTGATCAGACGCGAGGGGCGCGTTTCCGCATTGACGCGGACGGGCACGCTGGTGATCGCCATGTTCTTGCGGCCCGCCTGGATGATCGTTTCCAGGGTATACGTGTAATTGTCGAATACGTTAAGACGCATGGCGGCCTCGCGCGTCATGGCGCGGAAACCGCTGGGCGCATCGGCCACGTTCGTCCGGCTCGCCAGCCGCACGACCCAGGAGCCCAGCTTCTGCAGCAGGCGCTTGGCCGGGGAAAAATGCACGATATCGCTGATGGGCCGTTCGCCCACGACAATCTCCGCTGTGCCCTCGATCAGCGGCGCGACCAGCTTCGGAATGTCTTCGGCGTTGTACTGGTTGTCGGCGTCCGTGTTGACGATGATATCCGCGCCCGCGCGGATCGCGAAATCCAGCCCGGCCATGAACGCGCGCGCCAGACCCCGGTTCACCTTGAAGCGGATGACATGGTCCGCGCCTGCCTCGCGCGCTACCTCGGCGGTCCGATCGTGCGAACCATCGTCGATGACCAGCCATTGCACAACGTCCACGCCGGGCAATTGCCGGGGCAGCGAAGCAAGCGTGGCCGCGAGCACCTGCTCCTCGTTGTAGCAGGGAATCTGGATGATCAGTTTGCGCATGACGCTCCCCACATTACACGAAAACAGGATTATAGCAAAAGCGGCCGGGATTCCTTTTCAATTTTCGTGATAGTCGCAATTCATGGGCTTGTGCGCGTATCCTGCCCCGAGGAATTGGCCCGTGAGCCGTTGTCTTGCACAGAGGAGAACCGGCCGGTGAATGCATGTGCTCTTTGCCCGCTGATTCTGCTGGCGTTTGGCGCTGGCTCGGAGGGCGCGCCGCCCGCGGCAGGCCAGGACCCCTTCCTGTCCTTCGGTTCCTTGAATCGCGCCTTTGTCGTGCCGGTGGAGATGCCGGAGTATATCGAGAGCTTTCGCCGGCTCGACCCGAATGACGACCCGGCGGTGCTCGATGAAGCGTTGGCGAAGGTCTTTCCGGAAGGCGCGCAGGCGGACGAGGCCGGCGTACTGCGCATCCTTTCCTATGTGGCGCAGGTCATCCGCCTGGAAGAATCGTTCACGCCGCTGGGTTCTGAAGTGCTCAAGCAGGGCCACGCTTACTGCAACGGTATCGCGCTCGCGTTTGCGGCGCTCTGCCGCCGCGCCGGTTTGCCCGCGCGCGTCAACGCGTTCCACAACCTGGAATGGATGGAAGGACACAACGCCGCCGAGGTCTACTATGATGGCGCATGGCGGTTCTTCGACCCAACCTACGGCGCGTTCTATTTTTCGCAACCGGTCTATGGCGGGGCGGGATATGTGCCCTCGCTATGCGAACTCACCGCGAACGCCGCGCCGCGCTTCGGCTTTCAGGTCACGCGCCGTTTGTGGCAGGGTGGCTTCGACGGCACGGTCGACGTGCAGCCGATTGCCCCTGACGCGAAATACGGCGACTATCCCTTTACCCTGGCCGAGTTCCACGAACGCTTGTTCCGCGGCGCGTTCCCCGTCATCCCGAGCGAGGACGCGGCGTCGTCTTACCCGCTGGACGTCGACCTGCGCGACACCGATGAGGTCTGGATCGGTGAACGGGACGGCATGTTCATGGACCAGTTGGGCAGAAAGGAAGCGGGGCGGCTGCCCCGGTTCCACGGAACCCCCGTCATCGGCAAGACGCGGCTCGGCACCGCGTTTCAGACGGTCTCGATCCTGGCGCGCGAGCCCGGGGCGTACCGGCTCACGTATTACATGGCGCCGGGCGGCCGCCAC
Coding sequences:
- a CDS encoding glycosyltransferase family 2 protein, yielding MRKLIIQIPCYNEEQVLAATLASLPRQLPGVDVVQWLVIDDGSHDRTAEVAREAGADHVIRFKVNRGLARAFMAGLDFAIRAGADIIVNTDADNQYNAEDIPKLVAPLIEGTAEIVVGERPISDIVHFSPAKRLLQKLGSWVVRLASRTNVADAPSGFRAMTREAAMRLNVFDNYTYTLETIIQAGRKNMAITSVPVRVNAETRPSRLISSIPSYLRRSVLTIVRIFMTYRPFRFFALLGLCSLAVGLIPSVRFLYYYFTANSAGHIQSLIYSVLFLGTGFALIVVGLLADLIGVNRQLLEDIRWRVRNLENTLEDRDHKMR
- a CDS encoding transglutaminase domain-containing protein; this encodes MNACALCPLILLAFGAGSEGAPPAAGQDPFLSFGSLNRAFVVPVEMPEYIESFRRLDPNDDPAVLDEALAKVFPEGAQADEAGVLRILSYVAQVIRLEESFTPLGSEVLKQGHAYCNGIALAFAALCRRAGLPARVNAFHNLEWMEGHNAAEVYYDGAWRFFDPTYGAFYFSQPVYGGAGYVPSLCELTANAAPRFGFQVTRRLWQGGFDGTVDVQPIAPDAKYGDYPFTLAEFHERLFRGAFPVIPSEDAASSYPLDVDLRDTDEVWIGERDGMFMDQLGRKEAGRLPRFHGTPVIGKTRLGTAFQTVSILAREPGAYRLTYYMAPGGRHDHMAVVELKNVRVGATRAEQDAWVLECYVQDNPAVLLVANRYFFAAVDAIRIERTGGKEAAQEPE